One stretch of Burkholderia oklahomensis C6786 DNA includes these proteins:
- a CDS encoding efflux RND transporter periplasmic adaptor subunit, protein MKKSQRRWIAAAAGVVVLASLVVLVQRFFAKDKAPHYLTAKVARADLENAVLATGTLQAFKQVDVGAQVSGQLKSLKVKLGDKVKRDQWLAEIDPVISQNELRQAEANVDNLIAQKRSTAAQLKQAELAFKRQQQMLPDDATSRQDYEAAAATLDVQRASLAALDAQIREARIKIEIARANLGYTRIAAPIDGEVVAIVTQEGQTVIAQQQAPVILKLAELDTMTVKAQVSEADVIRIHPDQAAYFTILGEPDKRYYGKLRAIEPAPQNFLDTQGGLGGMGGGGSSKSNTAVFYNALFEVPNPGHRLRISMTAQVSILLGTARNALNIPVTALGAKDKDGTYPVRVVGADDKVATRKVRTGINNNVKVEVLAGLTEGERVIIGDANEPAAAGAAASDAGN, encoded by the coding sequence ATGAAAAAATCCCAACGCCGCTGGATCGCCGCGGCGGCCGGCGTCGTCGTGCTCGCCTCGCTCGTCGTGCTGGTCCAACGCTTCTTTGCGAAAGACAAAGCGCCGCACTACCTGACCGCGAAGGTCGCCCGAGCCGACCTCGAAAACGCCGTGCTGGCCACGGGCACGCTCCAAGCGTTCAAGCAGGTCGACGTCGGCGCGCAGGTGTCCGGCCAGTTGAAATCGCTGAAGGTGAAGCTCGGCGACAAGGTGAAGAGGGACCAATGGCTCGCCGAGATCGATCCGGTGATCTCGCAAAACGAGCTGCGCCAGGCCGAAGCGAACGTCGACAACCTGATCGCGCAGAAGCGCTCGACCGCCGCGCAGCTGAAGCAGGCCGAGCTCGCGTTCAAGCGGCAGCAGCAGATGCTGCCCGACGACGCAACCTCGCGCCAGGACTACGAGGCCGCCGCCGCGACGCTCGACGTGCAGCGCGCGAGCCTCGCCGCGCTCGACGCGCAGATCCGCGAGGCGCGGATCAAGATCGAGATCGCGCGCGCGAACCTCGGCTACACGCGAATCGCCGCGCCGATCGACGGCGAAGTGGTCGCGATCGTCACGCAGGAAGGCCAGACCGTGATCGCGCAGCAGCAGGCGCCCGTGATCCTGAAGCTCGCCGAGCTCGACACGATGACGGTCAAGGCGCAGGTGTCCGAAGCGGACGTGATCCGCATCCACCCCGATCAGGCCGCGTACTTCACGATCCTCGGCGAGCCCGACAAGCGCTACTACGGCAAGCTGCGCGCGATCGAGCCCGCGCCGCAGAACTTCCTCGACACGCAAGGCGGGCTCGGCGGCATGGGCGGCGGCGGCTCGTCGAAATCGAACACCGCGGTGTTCTACAACGCGCTCTTCGAAGTGCCGAATCCCGGCCACCGGCTGCGCATCTCGATGACCGCGCAAGTGAGCATCCTGCTCGGCACCGCGCGCAACGCGCTCAACATTCCCGTCACCGCGCTCGGCGCGAAGGACAAGGACGGCACGTACCCGGTGCGCGTGGTCGGCGCCGACGACAAAGTCGCGACCCGCAAGGTCCGCACCGGCATCAACAACAACGTGAAGGTCGAAGTGCTCGCGGGCCTCACGGAAGGCGAGCGCGTGATCATCGGCGATGCGAACGAACCCGCGGCCGCCGGCGCCGCCGCGTCCGACGCGGGGAACTGA
- the macB gene encoding macrolide ABC transporter ATP-binding protein/permease MacB — translation MAEPLLQLTRITRRFPAGDKDVVVLDDVNLSIDAGEIVAIVGASGSGKSTLMNILGCLDHPSSGSYKVSGRETSELESDELARLRREHFGFIFQRYHLLPHLSAAANVEMPAVYAGSAHAERRERALKLLARLGLSDRADHRPSQLSGGQQQRVSIARALMNGGEVILADEPTGALDSKSGQDVIRILRELNALGHTVIIVTHDEHVAAHARRIIEISDGRIVGDRLNPRADDADAEHDANGSPTPHRTRRLSAGVGRFAEAFRMAWIALVSHRLRTLLTMLGIIIGITSVVSIVAIGEGAKRYMLDEIGSIGTNTINVYPGRDWGDSRADTIQTLVPADAAALAEQIYVDSATPETSRSLLLRYRNVDVNALVSGVGERFFQVRGMKMAQGIAFGPDEVRRQAQVAVIDENTRRKLFGANPNPLGEVILIDNLPCVVIGVTAEKKSAFGDMKNLNVWVPYTTASGRLFGQRHLDSITVRVRDGQPSDAAEKSLTKLMLQRHGRKDFFTYNMDSVVKTVEKTGQSLTLLLSLIAVISLVVGGIGVMNIMLVSVTERTREIGIRMAVGARQADIMQQFLVEAVTVCLMGGAIGIVLSFGMSFLFSLFVDQWKMVFSAGSIVSAFLCSTLIGVVFGFMPARNASRLDPIDALARD, via the coding sequence ATGGCCGAACCGCTGCTGCAACTGACGCGCATCACGCGGCGCTTTCCCGCGGGCGACAAGGACGTCGTCGTGCTCGACGACGTGAATCTCTCGATCGACGCGGGCGAGATCGTCGCGATCGTCGGCGCGTCCGGCTCGGGCAAGTCGACGCTGATGAACATCCTCGGCTGCCTCGATCATCCGAGCTCGGGCAGCTACAAGGTGAGCGGACGCGAGACGAGCGAGCTCGAAAGCGACGAGCTCGCGCGCCTGCGCCGCGAGCATTTCGGCTTCATCTTCCAGCGCTATCACCTGCTGCCGCATCTCTCCGCGGCCGCGAACGTCGAGATGCCGGCCGTCTACGCGGGAAGCGCGCACGCCGAGCGGCGCGAGCGCGCGCTGAAGCTGCTCGCGCGGCTCGGCCTGTCGGATCGCGCCGACCATCGGCCGAGCCAGTTGTCGGGCGGCCAGCAGCAGCGCGTCAGCATCGCGCGCGCGCTGATGAACGGCGGCGAAGTGATTCTCGCCGACGAGCCGACGGGCGCGCTCGATTCGAAGAGCGGCCAGGACGTGATCCGGATTCTGCGCGAGCTGAACGCGCTCGGCCACACGGTCATCATCGTCACGCACGACGAGCACGTCGCCGCGCATGCGCGGCGCATCATCGAGATCAGCGACGGCCGGATCGTCGGCGACCGGCTCAATCCGCGCGCGGACGACGCCGACGCCGAGCACGACGCGAACGGCAGCCCGACGCCCCACCGCACGCGCCGTCTGTCGGCGGGCGTCGGCCGTTTCGCGGAAGCGTTCCGGATGGCGTGGATCGCGCTCGTGTCGCATCGGCTGCGCACGCTGCTGACGATGCTCGGCATCATCATCGGGATCACGTCGGTCGTGTCGATCGTCGCGATCGGCGAAGGCGCGAAGCGCTACATGCTCGACGAGATCGGCAGCATCGGCACGAACACGATCAACGTCTACCCCGGCCGCGATTGGGGCGACAGCCGCGCGGACACGATCCAGACGCTCGTGCCCGCCGATGCGGCCGCGCTCGCCGAGCAGATCTACGTCGACAGCGCGACGCCCGAGACGTCGCGCAGCCTGCTGCTGCGCTATCGGAACGTCGACGTGAACGCGCTCGTGAGCGGCGTCGGCGAGCGCTTCTTCCAGGTGCGCGGGATGAAGATGGCGCAAGGCATCGCGTTCGGGCCCGACGAGGTGCGCCGCCAGGCGCAGGTCGCGGTGATCGACGAGAACACGCGCCGCAAGCTGTTCGGCGCGAATCCGAACCCGCTCGGCGAAGTGATCCTGATCGACAACCTGCCGTGCGTCGTGATCGGCGTGACCGCGGAAAAGAAGAGCGCGTTCGGCGACATGAAGAACCTCAACGTCTGGGTGCCATACACGACCGCGTCGGGGCGCCTGTTCGGCCAGCGCCATCTCGACAGCATCACCGTGCGCGTGCGCGACGGCCAGCCGAGCGACGCGGCCGAGAAGAGCCTGACGAAGCTGATGCTGCAGCGGCACGGCCGCAAGGACTTCTTCACGTACAACATGGACAGCGTCGTCAAGACCGTCGAGAAAACCGGACAATCGCTGACGCTGCTGCTGTCGCTGATCGCGGTGATCTCGCTCGTCGTCGGCGGGATCGGCGTGATGAACATCATGCTCGTGTCCGTGACCGAGCGCACGCGCGAGATCGGCATCCGGATGGCGGTCGGCGCGCGGCAGGCCGACATCATGCAGCAGTTCCTCGTCGAAGCCGTGACCGTCTGCCTGATGGGCGGCGCGATCGGCATCGTGCTGTCGTTCGGGATGAGTTTCCTGTTCTCGCTGTTCGTCGACCAATGGAAGATGGTGTTCTCGGCCGGCTCGATCGTGTCGGCGTTCCTGTGCTCGACGCTGATCGGCGTCGTGTTCGGCTTCATGCCCGCGCGCAATGCATCGCGGCTGGATCCGATCGATGCGCTCGCGCGCGATTGA
- a CDS encoding efflux transporter outer membrane subunit, which produces MTIFPTRRFARRAATFACACALLSGCATRSRDTPPPSVSLPEQWASPVAAQASAAPDDWWRRFGDPTLDRLIDEALRTNNDLAAAAIRVYRAQLQAGLADTNLTPNVTLGATGNVSRTLDTHRMGRTSGITATLGYELDLWGRLAAQRDAARWALEATQADRDAARLSLIGTTAALYWQVAYLNQQIALGDANIAYAERTLKLVRSRHAAGATSGLDVAQAERNLSALRADQTQLIQQRAENRNALAILFDRPPQRQAAERGALPDAPLPEVAAGLPAELLGRRPDLRAAEFRLRESLANVDVTRTSFYPTFTLTGSVGTSSTSLERVLQNPVATLGLGLTLPFIQWNTMQLQIKVSKSQYEEAVVNFRQNLYRALGEVENALSARVQLEAEADERALALAQARRAETLAKARFIAGATGVQPWLDEQQRLRDAQSALARTQLGRLNNRMNLYKALGGADRLS; this is translated from the coding sequence ATGACGATCTTCCCGACCCGTCGTTTCGCCCGGCGCGCCGCGACGTTTGCATGCGCGTGCGCGCTGCTGTCCGGCTGCGCGACGCGGTCGCGCGACACGCCGCCGCCCTCGGTCAGCTTGCCCGAGCAATGGGCGTCGCCCGTCGCCGCGCAGGCGAGCGCCGCGCCCGATGACTGGTGGCGCCGCTTCGGCGACCCGACGCTCGATCGCCTGATCGACGAAGCGCTGCGCACGAACAACGATCTCGCGGCCGCCGCGATCCGCGTCTATCGCGCTCAACTGCAAGCGGGGCTCGCCGATACGAACCTGACGCCGAACGTGACACTCGGCGCGACCGGCAACGTGTCGCGCACGCTCGACACGCACCGGATGGGCCGCACGAGCGGCATCACGGCGACGCTCGGCTACGAGCTCGACTTGTGGGGCAGGCTCGCCGCGCAGCGCGACGCCGCGCGCTGGGCGCTCGAAGCGACGCAGGCCGACCGCGATGCGGCGCGGCTGTCGCTGATCGGCACGACGGCCGCGCTGTACTGGCAGGTCGCATATCTGAACCAGCAGATCGCGCTCGGCGACGCGAACATCGCGTATGCGGAGCGGACGCTGAAGCTCGTGCGCTCACGCCATGCGGCGGGAGCGACGTCCGGTCTCGACGTCGCGCAGGCCGAGCGGAACCTGTCCGCGCTGCGTGCCGACCAGACGCAGCTGATCCAGCAGCGCGCCGAGAACCGCAACGCGCTCGCGATCCTGTTCGATCGGCCGCCGCAGCGGCAAGCGGCCGAGCGCGGCGCGCTGCCCGATGCGCCGCTGCCGGAAGTCGCCGCGGGCCTGCCCGCCGAGCTGCTCGGCCGCCGCCCCGATCTGCGCGCGGCCGAGTTCCGGCTGCGCGAATCGCTCGCGAACGTCGACGTGACGCGCACGAGCTTCTACCCGACGTTCACGCTGACGGGCAGCGTCGGCACGTCGAGCACGAGCCTCGAGCGCGTGCTGCAGAATCCGGTCGCGACGCTCGGCCTCGGGCTCACGCTGCCGTTCATCCAGTGGAACACGATGCAGTTGCAGATCAAGGTGTCGAAGTCGCAGTACGAGGAAGCCGTCGTCAATTTCCGGCAGAACCTGTACCGCGCGCTCGGCGAAGTCGAGAACGCGCTGTCCGCGCGCGTGCAGCTCGAAGCCGAGGCCGACGAGCGCGCGCTCGCGCTCGCGCAGGCGCGGCGCGCGGAAACGCTCGCGAAGGCGCGCTTCATCGCCGGCGCGACGGGCGTGCAACCGTGGCTCGACGAGCAGCAACGGCTGCGCGATGCGCAAAGCGCGCTGGCGCGCACTCAGCTGGGCCGCCTCAACAACCGGATGAACCTGTACAAGGCGCTGGGCGGCGCGGACCGACTGTCCTGA
- a CDS encoding enoyl-CoA hydratase/isomerase family protein, translated as MSAPMMHDVHRDAVHDVSMRVVNRVALITLNRPAALNALSHEMVRELAALLERCRDDRSIVAVVLRGAGDKGFCAGGDVRALYRMAKAGGRDWLPFFVDEYRLDYAIHTFPKPVVALMDGITMGGGMGLAQGAALRVSTERSKIAMPETRIGFVPDVGATHFLAKLPVELSLYVGLTGATLSGADALVAKLADLSVPSSWLDTFETRLERTDWSGDALRALRTVFAPPCNVVPHAALDSQMPWIVRHFDKRSGVERIVATLRQDLTRDELSREHRQWLQTTLDALTSHSPTMLEVTREALLRGRQMALAESFRMELGIVTRAIEEGDFREGVRAHLVDKDRRPGWAPASLVEVQRERVQHFLTSPWKRDAHPLAGLGVA; from the coding sequence ATGAGCGCGCCGATGATGCACGACGTCCATCGCGACGCGGTTCACGACGTGTCGATGCGCGTCGTGAATCGCGTCGCGCTGATCACGCTGAACCGGCCGGCCGCGCTCAACGCGCTGTCGCACGAGATGGTGCGCGAGCTCGCCGCATTGCTCGAGCGCTGCCGCGACGATCGCTCGATCGTCGCCGTCGTGTTGCGCGGCGCGGGCGACAAGGGCTTCTGCGCGGGCGGCGACGTGCGCGCGCTCTACCGGATGGCGAAAGCGGGCGGCCGCGACTGGCTGCCGTTCTTCGTCGACGAATACCGGCTCGACTACGCGATCCACACGTTTCCGAAGCCCGTCGTCGCGCTGATGGACGGCATCACGATGGGCGGCGGGATGGGACTCGCGCAGGGCGCCGCGCTGCGCGTGTCGACCGAGCGCAGCAAGATCGCGATGCCGGAGACGCGGATCGGCTTCGTGCCCGACGTCGGCGCGACGCATTTTCTCGCGAAGCTGCCGGTCGAGCTGTCGTTGTACGTCGGCCTGACGGGCGCGACGCTGTCGGGCGCGGATGCGCTCGTCGCGAAGCTGGCCGATCTGTCGGTGCCGTCGTCGTGGCTCGACACGTTCGAGACGCGGCTCGAACGCACCGACTGGTCGGGCGACGCGCTGCGCGCATTGCGCACGGTGTTCGCGCCGCCGTGCAACGTCGTGCCGCATGCGGCGCTCGACAGTCAGATGCCGTGGATCGTCCGGCACTTCGACAAGCGCTCGGGCGTCGAGCGGATCGTCGCGACGCTGCGGCAGGATCTGACGCGCGACGAGCTGTCGCGCGAGCATCGGCAATGGCTGCAGACGACGCTCGACGCATTGACGAGCCATTCGCCGACGATGCTCGAAGTGACGCGCGAGGCGCTGTTGCGCGGCCGGCAGATGGCGCTCGCCGAATCGTTCCGGATGGAGCTCGGGATCGTCACGCGCGCGATCGAGGAGGGCGATTTCCGCGAGGGCGTGCGTGCGCATCTCGTCGACAAGGACCGCAGGCCGGGCTGGGCGCCCGCGTCGCTCGTCGAGGTGCAGCGCGAGCGGGTCCAGCATTTCCTGACGTCGCCGTGGAAGCGCGATGCGCATCCGCTCGCCGGGCTTGGCGTAGCGTGA
- a CDS encoding enoyl-CoA hydratase yields the protein MIELDYADDGAIALVTLKRPSANTFSADGLLQLQRTIERLEADSRVRALVVTGDGPKFFSAGADLHSFAEGDHAMARTMAARFGAAFEALHDARFPTIAAINGYAMGGGLECALACDMRIAERHAQMALPEPSVGLTPCGLGTQTLPWLVGEGWAKRMILAGVRVDAETALRIGLVEEVVDTGRARDAALELARGAVALGPRAVGVAKALIGLARQGVPRGAALAIERERFVDLFDGGEPREGVAAFLGKRKPQWRIDDGGQPQ from the coding sequence ATGATCGAGCTCGACTACGCCGACGACGGCGCGATCGCGCTCGTCACGCTCAAGCGCCCGTCCGCGAACACGTTCAGCGCGGACGGGCTCCTGCAACTGCAGCGCACGATCGAGCGGCTCGAAGCCGATTCGCGCGTGCGCGCGCTCGTCGTCACGGGCGACGGCCCGAAGTTCTTCAGCGCGGGCGCCGACCTGCACTCGTTCGCCGAAGGCGATCACGCGATGGCGCGCACGATGGCCGCGCGCTTCGGCGCCGCGTTCGAGGCGTTGCACGACGCGCGCTTCCCGACGATCGCCGCGATCAACGGCTATGCGATGGGCGGCGGCCTCGAATGCGCGCTCGCGTGCGACATGCGGATCGCCGAGCGGCATGCGCAGATGGCGCTGCCCGAGCCGTCGGTCGGCCTCACGCCGTGCGGGCTCGGCACGCAGACGCTGCCCTGGCTCGTCGGCGAAGGCTGGGCGAAGCGGATGATCCTCGCGGGCGTGCGCGTCGACGCCGAAACGGCGCTGCGCATCGGCCTCGTCGAGGAGGTCGTCGACACGGGCCGGGCGCGCGACGCCGCGCTCGAGCTCGCGCGCGGCGCGGTCGCGCTCGGTCCGCGCGCGGTCGGCGTCGCGAAGGCGCTGATCGGCCTCGCGCGGCAGGGCGTGCCGCGCGGCGCGGCGCTCGCAATCGAGCGCGAGCGCTTCGTCGACCTGTTCGACGGCGGCGAGCCGCGCGAAGGCGTCGCCGCATTCCTCGGCAAGCGCAAGCCGCAATGGCGAATCGACGACGGAGGGCAGCCGCAATGA
- the mmsB gene encoding 3-hydroxyisobutyrate dehydrogenase: protein MKIGFIGLGHMGAPMALNLLKAGHEVRAFDLSEDALRLVKDGGAQVVMSPRDAAAGAEFVVTMLPAAAHVRAVLTQDDGVLAGLGAGAMLIDSSTIDPASAQAFGELVRGKGGAFVDAPVSGGTGGAAAGTLTFMVGGSDADYERVKPVLSAMGKNIVHCGATGMGQVAKVCNNLVLGITMAGVSEAMALGASLGIDPKVLAGIINTSTGRCWSADTYNPYPGVIETAPSSRGYTGGFGTDLMLKDLSLANDAAKHVRQPVYLGALAQQLYQTMSSRGDGKLDFSAVIRLYQPVKKDA from the coding sequence ATGAAGATCGGTTTTATCGGCTTGGGCCACATGGGCGCGCCGATGGCGCTCAACCTGCTGAAGGCGGGCCATGAAGTGCGCGCGTTCGATTTGAGCGAGGATGCGCTGCGTCTCGTGAAGGACGGCGGCGCGCAGGTCGTGATGTCGCCGCGCGACGCGGCGGCGGGCGCCGAGTTCGTCGTCACGATGCTGCCCGCGGCCGCGCACGTGCGCGCCGTGCTCACGCAGGACGATGGCGTGTTGGCCGGCCTCGGCGCGGGCGCGATGCTGATCGATTCGAGCACCATCGATCCGGCGAGCGCGCAGGCGTTCGGCGAGCTCGTGCGCGGCAAGGGCGGCGCGTTCGTCGACGCGCCGGTATCGGGCGGCACGGGCGGCGCGGCGGCGGGCACGCTGACGTTCATGGTCGGCGGCAGCGACGCCGACTACGAGCGCGTGAAGCCGGTGCTTTCGGCGATGGGCAAGAACATCGTCCACTGCGGCGCGACCGGGATGGGGCAGGTCGCGAAGGTCTGCAACAACCTCGTGCTCGGGATCACGATGGCGGGCGTCTCCGAGGCGATGGCGCTCGGCGCGTCGCTCGGCATCGATCCGAAGGTGCTCGCGGGCATCATCAACACGTCGACGGGCCGCTGCTGGAGCGCCGATACGTACAACCCGTATCCGGGCGTGATCGAGACCGCGCCGTCGTCGCGAGGCTACACGGGCGGCTTCGGCACCGATCTGATGCTGAAGGATCTCAGCCTCGCGAACGACGCGGCGAAGCACGTGCGGCAGCCGGTCTATCTCGGCGCGCTCGCGCAGCAGCTCTATCAGACGATGAGCAGCCGCGGCGACGGCAAGCTCGACTTCTCGGCGGTGATCCGTCTGTACCAGCCGGTCAAGAAGGACGCCTGA
- a CDS encoding CoA-acylating methylmalonate-semialdehyde dehydrogenase has translation MNATPSSQKGHHVPTVKLLIGGEFVESHATEWRDIVNPATQELLARVPFATPAEVDAAVESAQAAFAKWKSTPLSARMRIMLKFQELVRANLPQIAKTLTAEQGKTLPDAEGDVFRGLEVVEHACSVGSLQLGEFAENVAGGVDTYSLRQPLGVCVGITPFNFPAMIPLWMFPMAIVCGNTFVLKPSEQDPLSTMQLVELAIEAGVPKGVLNVVHGGKEVVDVLCTHPLVKAISFVGSTAVGTHVYRLGSEHGKRVQAMMGAKNHAVILPDANREQTVNALVGAAFGAAGQRCMATSVAVLVGAARDWLPDIVAKAKTLKVNAGAEAGTDVGPVVSRAAKQRILGLIETGEKEGATLALDGRDTNVDGYPHGNFIGPTVFADVKPEMTIYTHEIFGPVLCVMSVDTLDEAIALVNANPFGNGVGLFTQSGAAARKFQSEIDIGQVGINIPIPVPVPFFSFTGSRGSKLGDLGPYGKQVVQFYTQTKTVTARWFDDDATAGAVNTTIRLH, from the coding sequence ATGAACGCAACCCCGTCGTCCCAGAAGGGACATCACGTGCCGACCGTGAAGCTGTTGATCGGCGGCGAATTTGTCGAATCCCACGCGACCGAGTGGCGCGACATCGTCAATCCGGCGACGCAGGAGCTGCTCGCGCGCGTGCCGTTCGCGACGCCGGCCGAGGTGGACGCGGCGGTCGAGTCCGCGCAGGCCGCGTTCGCGAAATGGAAGAGCACGCCGCTGTCCGCGCGGATGCGGATCATGCTCAAGTTCCAGGAGCTCGTGCGCGCGAACCTGCCACAGATCGCGAAGACGCTGACGGCCGAGCAGGGCAAGACGCTGCCCGACGCCGAGGGCGACGTGTTCCGCGGCCTCGAGGTCGTCGAGCACGCGTGCTCGGTCGGCTCGCTGCAATTGGGCGAATTCGCGGAGAACGTCGCGGGCGGCGTCGATACCTACTCGCTGCGCCAGCCGCTCGGCGTGTGCGTCGGCATCACGCCGTTCAACTTCCCGGCGATGATCCCGCTGTGGATGTTCCCGATGGCGATCGTCTGCGGCAACACGTTCGTGCTGAAGCCGTCCGAGCAGGATCCGCTGTCGACGATGCAGCTCGTCGAGCTCGCGATCGAGGCGGGCGTGCCGAAGGGCGTCTTGAACGTGGTCCACGGCGGCAAGGAAGTCGTCGACGTGCTGTGCACGCATCCGCTCGTGAAGGCGATCTCGTTCGTCGGCTCGACGGCCGTCGGCACCCACGTGTACCGGCTCGGCAGCGAGCACGGCAAGCGCGTGCAGGCGATGATGGGCGCGAAGAACCACGCGGTGATCCTGCCCGACGCGAACCGCGAGCAGACGGTGAACGCGCTCGTCGGCGCGGCGTTCGGCGCGGCGGGCCAGCGCTGCATGGCGACGTCGGTCGCGGTGCTCGTCGGCGCGGCGCGCGACTGGCTGCCCGACATCGTCGCGAAGGCGAAGACGCTGAAGGTCAACGCGGGCGCCGAGGCGGGCACCGACGTCGGCCCGGTCGTGTCGCGCGCGGCGAAGCAGCGGATCCTCGGCCTCATCGAGACGGGCGAGAAGGAAGGCGCGACGCTCGCGCTCGACGGCCGCGACACGAACGTCGACGGCTATCCGCACGGCAACTTCATCGGCCCGACGGTCTTCGCGGACGTGAAGCCGGAGATGACGATCTACACGCACGAGATCTTCGGGCCGGTGCTGTGCGTGATGTCGGTCGATACGCTCGACGAAGCGATCGCGCTCGTCAACGCGAATCCGTTCGGCAACGGCGTCGGCCTGTTCACGCAGAGCGGCGCGGCGGCGCGCAAGTTCCAGAGCGAGATCGACATCGGCCAGGTCGGCATCAACATTCCGATTCCGGTGCCGGTGCCGTTCTTCAGCTTCACGGGCTCGCGCGGCTCGAAGCTCGGCGATCTCGGCCCGTACGGCAAGCAGGTCGTGCAGTTCTACACGCAGACGAAGACCGTCACCGCGCGCTGGTTCGACGACGACGCGACGGCGGGCGCCGTCAATACGACGATCCGTCTGCACTGA
- a CDS encoding AMP-binding protein, translated as MTAQAFLDARDFLLRHRTDYDTAYRDFKWPALDEFNWALDYFDAIARGNDKPALWIVDAATGDGAQYTFAQMSERSARIANWLRGIGVARGERILLMLPNRVELWDAMLAAMKLGAVVLPATTQLSADDVRDRVRIGGARYAIVDENEAEKFEQPGLDVTKIVAGAPRAGWLALADGYAASAEFTPDGVTHASDPMLLYFTSGTTSKPKLVEHTHRTYPVGSLSTMYWVGLQPGDVHWNISSPGWAKHAWSCFYAPWNAQACVFAFNYARFEPKVVLDALVKYRVTTMCAPPTVWRMLVQQPLATFAVKLREIVGAGEPLNPEIIERVKKAWGVTIRDGYGQTETTCLIGNSPGQPVVPGSMGRPMPGYAIELLDPDGASAGEGEVALPVGPGVERPVGLMKGYANNPEATAHAMRDGHYRTSDIALRRDDGYFVYVGRADDVFKSSDYRLSPFELESVLIEHEAIAEAAVVPSPDPVRLSVPKTFVTLRTGYEPGEALAREIFRFSREKLAPYKRIRRLQFAELPKTISGKIRRVELRRRELERGDDTSSRMPGEYWEEDFAADGK; from the coding sequence ATGACGGCACAGGCGTTTCTCGACGCACGCGATTTCCTGCTGCGCCACCGCACCGACTACGACACCGCGTATCGCGATTTCAAGTGGCCGGCGCTCGACGAATTCAACTGGGCGCTCGACTACTTCGACGCGATCGCGCGCGGCAACGACAAGCCGGCGCTGTGGATCGTCGACGCCGCGACGGGCGACGGCGCGCAGTACACGTTCGCGCAGATGTCGGAGCGCTCCGCGCGGATCGCGAACTGGCTGCGCGGCATCGGCGTCGCGCGCGGCGAGCGAATTCTGCTGATGCTGCCGAATCGCGTCGAGCTGTGGGACGCGATGCTCGCCGCGATGAAGCTGGGCGCGGTCGTGCTGCCCGCGACGACGCAACTGTCCGCCGACGACGTGCGCGACCGCGTGCGGATCGGCGGCGCGCGCTATGCGATCGTCGACGAGAACGAGGCCGAGAAGTTCGAGCAGCCGGGGCTCGACGTGACGAAGATCGTCGCGGGCGCGCCGCGCGCGGGCTGGCTCGCGCTCGCCGACGGCTACGCGGCGAGCGCGGAATTCACGCCGGACGGCGTCACGCACGCGAGCGATCCGATGCTGCTGTATTTCACGTCGGGCACGACGTCGAAGCCGAAGCTCGTCGAGCACACGCACCGCACCTATCCGGTCGGCAGCCTGTCGACGATGTACTGGGTCGGCCTGCAACCGGGCGACGTCCACTGGAACATCAGCTCGCCCGGCTGGGCGAAGCACGCGTGGAGCTGCTTCTACGCGCCGTGGAACGCGCAGGCGTGCGTGTTCGCGTTCAACTACGCGCGCTTCGAGCCGAAGGTCGTGCTCGACGCGCTCGTCAAGTATCGAGTCACGACGATGTGCGCGCCGCCGACCGTCTGGCGGATGCTCGTCCAGCAGCCGCTCGCGACGTTCGCGGTGAAGCTGCGCGAGATCGTCGGCGCGGGCGAGCCGCTCAATCCCGAGATCATCGAGCGCGTGAAGAAGGCGTGGGGCGTGACGATCCGCGACGGCTACGGACAAACCGAAACCACGTGTCTGATCGGCAACTCGCCGGGCCAGCCGGTCGTGCCGGGCTCGATGGGCCGGCCGATGCCGGGCTACGCGATCGAGCTGCTCGATCCGGACGGCGCGAGCGCGGGCGAGGGCGAGGTCGCGCTGCCGGTGGGCCCAGGCGTCGAGCGCCCGGTCGGCCTGATGAAGGGCTATGCGAACAATCCGGAGGCCACCGCGCATGCGATGCGCGACGGCCATTACCGGACTTCCGACATCGCATTGCGTCGCGATGACGGCTATTTCGTCTACGTCGGCCGCGCGGACGACGTGTTCAAGTCGTCCGACTACCGGCTGAGCCCGTTCGAGCTCGAAAGCGTGCTGATCGAGCACGAGGCGATCGCCGAGGCGGCCGTCGTGCCGAGCCCGGACCCGGTGCGGCTGTCGGTGCCGAAGACGTTCGTCACGCTGCGCACGGGCTACGAGCCGGGCGAGGCGCTCGCGCGCGAGATCTTCCGCTTCTCGCGCGAAAAGCTCGCGCCGTACAAGCGGATTCGGAGGTTGCAGTTCGCCGAGCTGCCGAAGACGATCTCCGGAAAGATTCGCCGCGTCGAATTGCGCCGCCGCGAACTGGAGCGCGGCGACGACACGTCGAGCCGGATGCCCGGCGAGTATTGGGAAGAGGATTTCGCGGCCGATGGCAAGTGA